A segment of the Lolium perenne isolate Kyuss_39 chromosome 3, Kyuss_2.0, whole genome shotgun sequence genome:
tcgtcaatacgaactgttctgttttgacagattctgccttttatttcgcattgcctctttcgctatgttggatgaatttctttgatccactaatatccagtagcattatgcaatgtccagaagtgttaagaatgattgtgtcacctctgaatatgtcaatttatattgtgcactaaccctctaatgagttgtttcgagtttggtgtggaggaagttttcaaggatcaagagaggagtatgatgcaacatgatcaaggagagtgaaagctctaagcttggggatgccccggtggttcacccctgcatatatcaagaagactcaagcgtctaagcttggggatgcccaaggcatccccttcttcatcgacaacattatcagtttactcccatgaaaatatatttttattccatcacatattatgtgctttttcttggatcgTCGGTTtgtctttgtttttgttttttttgaataaaatggatcctagcattcactttatgggagagagacacgctccgctgtagcatatggacaagtatgtccttggtttctactcatagtattcatggcgaagtttctccttcgttaaattgttatatggttggaattggaaaatgatacatgtagtaattgctataaatgtcttgggtaatgtgatacttggcaattgttgtgctcatgattaagctcttgcatcatatgctttgcacccattaatgaagaaatacatagagcatgctaaaatttggtttgcatatttggtttctctaaggtctagataatttctagtattgagtttgaacaacaaggaagacggtgtagagtcttataatgttttcaatatgtcttttatgtgagttttgctgcaccggttcatccttgtgtttgtttcaaataagccttgctagcctaaaccttgtatcgagagggaatacttctcatgcatccaaaatacttgagccaaccactatgccatttgtgtccaccatacctacctactacatggtattttccgccattccaaagtaaattgcttgagtgctacctttaaaattccatcattcaccttttgcaatatatagctcatgggacaaatagcttaaaaactattgtggtattgaatttgtaattatgcactttatctcttattaagttgcttgttgtgcgataaccatgtttactggggacgccatcaactattctttgttgaatatcatgtgagttgctatgcatgttcgtcttgtctgaagtaagggagatctaccaccttatggttaagcatgcatattgttagagaagaacattgggccgctaactaaagccatgatccatggtggaagtttcagttttggacaacaatcctcaaatctcaaatgagaaaattattaattgttgttgaatgcttaaagcattaaaagaggagtccattatctgttgtctatgttgtcccggtatgcatgtctaagttgagaataatcaaaagcgagaaatccaaatgcgagctttctccttagacctttgtacaggcggcatagaggtacccctttgtgatacttggttaaagcatatgtattgcggtgataatccaggtagtccaagctaattaggacaaggtgcgggcactattggtacactatgcatgaggcttgcaacttataagatataatttacatgatgcatatgctttattactaccgttgacaaaattgtttcatgttttcaaaatcaaagctctagcacaaatatagcaatcgatgcttttcctctatggaggaccattcttttactttcaatgttgagtcagttcacctatttctctccacctcaagaagcaaacacttgtgtgaactgtgcattgattcctacatacttgcttattgcacttattatattactctatgttgacaatatccatgagatatacatgttacaagttgaaagcaaccgctgaaacttaatcttcttttgtgttgcttcaatatctctactttgaattattgctttatgagttaactcttatgcaagacttattgatgcttgtcttgaagtgctattcatgaaaagtctttgctatatgattcacttgtttactcatgtcatatacattgttttgatcgctgcattcactacatatgctttacaaatagtatgatcaagattatgatggcatgtcactccgaaattatctcgtgttatcgttttacctgctcggacgagcagaactaagcttggggatgctgatacgtctccgacgtatcgataatttcttatgttccatgccacattattgatgttatctacatgttttatgcacactttatgtcatattcgtgcattttcctggaactaacctattaacaagatgccgaagtgccgcttctttgttttctgctgtttttggtttcagaaatcctagtaaggaaatattctcggaattggacgaaatcaaagcccaggggcctattttctcacgaagcttcccgagaagtccgaaggagagacgaagaggggccacggaggggccacaccataggcggcgcggccccccttggccgcgccggcctgtagtgtggggcccccgtgccgcctcttgacctgccctttcgcctataaaaagtctccgtgacgaaaaccccagtaccgataaccacgatacggaaaaccttccagagacgccgccgccgccgatcccatctcgggggatccaggagatcacctccggcaccctgccggagaggggaatcatctcccggaggactctacgccgccatggtcgcctccggtgtgatgtgtgagtagtctacccctggactatgggtccatagcagtagctagatggttgtcttctccccattatgctatcattgtcggatcttgtgagctgcctaacatgatcaagatcatctatctgtaattccatatgttgcgtttgttgggatccgatgaatagagaatacttgttatgttgattatcaaagttatatctatgtgttgtttatgatcttgcatgctctccgttattagtagatgctctggccaagttgatgctagtaactccaagagggagtatttatgctcgatagtgggttcatgcctctgtgaatctggaggagtgacaagaaccactaaggttatggatgtgctgttgccactagggataaaacattagtgctatgttcaaggatgtagtcactagttacattacgcgcactacttaatgcaattgtctgttgttagcaacttaatactggagggggttcggatgataacctgaaggtggactttttaggcatagatgcagttggatggcggtctatgtactttgtcgtaatgcccaattaaatctcactatactcatcatgatatgtatgtgcatggtcatgctctctttatttgtcaattgcccaactgtaatttgttcacccaacatgctgttcgtcttatgggagagacacctctagtgaactgtggaccccggtccaattctctttattgaaatacaatctactgcaatcctgttctactgttttctgcaaacaatcatcttccacacaatacggttaactctttgttacagcaagccggtgagattgacaacctcactgtttcgttggggcaaagtatcttggttgtgttgtgcaggttccacgttggcgccggaatcactggtgttgcgccgcactacatctcgctgccatcaaccttcaacgtgcttcttgactcctactggtccgattaaaccttggtttcttactgagggaaacttgccgctgtgcgcatcacaccttcctcttggggttcccaacggacgtgccaaccacacgcatcaccggtccaccgcccggtcagaccggacgaggggccggacccggccggtccaaaccgggcctgtgaccgggccatgACCGGGACACTTCTGTGTCTTACAGTACATGGCCTGGTTGGCATCAGTCCacgggccggtttgaaccgggccggCCGGTGGGACGGCCGATCACGCCGGGTGAGAAACCGGGCAAGCAGGTAAAACATGTTAtagaaaaactgtgataacttttttgtccggaccccgattgacatgaaaccaattttgttggaaagataacgacgaatagaatcctcacaggatatttttagatgtttttagagagggagtctcccaccgtcaagaaacggtgaagacgtccaaactcgaaaacgcaatagaagatgcatgcggattccgttttcgatgaacttgggcttgttgtaaagctagcaacaagctcaagaacctctcatagagaaacaccaagaagcaatagggatatgcaaagtatgcaaatgattgagcttcctaagacgatgtgatcaaggtacccaaccgaaagcccctcttgatagtgcggctatctatcctataatccggtctcccaacaaccaccttgagaccggtaaaaggaaaacctagcaaggccataccttttccttgcgcatcccgcttgatcttgatgatagctcttgaagctccactcaagccggaatgccttacttaatcatcgttacttcgtgaagactcacaaatgctaccccatacactatgatggtaaggcttcattgatgcacatcttcacatgtccattatcaccaaatggacagcaagcttcaagcatgtgatccacttgagatgctcctcTTGAACTtgaccaactcaaccttgtatcttctcatactctatcataATATCTCTTGGTgtatataaagaattcttcacttggaatcaagctctcaagatcttgatcatccattgcttatcacataagatagagcatggataatattgagttccacataagaactccatcttcatttcttcttcttgatcatatcacatatatatctttaaatcaatgatcttgatgccaatacacaaggtgtatctttatctacATGGCAtcaatacttgaatccaacacatttacaagtagtacctatggaatattccttcatataaactcaatgaaaacattagtccataggggttgtcattaattacaaaAACCACACAtatgggcaatatacccttacaccaaGAATAATTCAGAACATACAGCAATAGTAAAACAAACTGACAGTAGTTCCATTACATGATAAGATCAAACTAGTTCCATCTACTACATAATTCAGCAAAGCACAGTACTTCCATTACATGCTAACATAGTTCACCAAGGCACAAAGTACTAAATTATTACATGCAAACAGACTCATTCCCCACAAATCTCAgctatcttcttcatcttgtccttCTGAGCATGGGATTGCTTGAGGAGTTCTGCCACATAGTACTCTAGCCTCTTCTTTTCCTCCTTCAAAGTTGAGCATTCATCATCTGTCTTGGGCCTCTTTGCCAGCTCATGCTCCAGCCTCTTCTTTTCTTCCCTCAATGATATCACTTTTTGCTCTGCCTTCTCTCTCTTTGCCACTTCTAGCTCAAGGTCATGAGAAGTTATCTCTGAAACATATTCCAGAGCATTGCCCACTTGCTTGTGCAACTCCATATTCTTCTTCTCCAACTCTTTTTTCTGTAATGTCAGTTGGTAATTCTTAGTGGCATACTCCACATTACCATGTATCCTACTGTCCCTCTCTTTATCATGCATGGCCCAAAGCTTGACCAACTCCTCTGCAGTGGAGGTGGCCATGGCCCATCTACCCACTCAACCTTGTCACACATCTCCTCATCCTAAATTATCCATGAAAATCCATCAACAATTATGCTAAATTACATGAAGGCAGTAGCTATATTTTGTTATGAAGGCATTAGCTACATCCATCAACAAAATTGCATGTAAATACTAATAAGGCAGTAGCTATATCCATCTTGTTATCCTAAATAGGCAGTAGCTATATCCATGTTATTAAATTATGCTACATATAGTTACTAAATTGTGTTCTTATTAAATTGCTTACTAATCTGGTCATAACAAAGTAAGCACTGGTCATATTAAATTGCTTACTAATATGGTCATAACAAAGTAAGCATTGATCATATTAAATTATGCTACATACAGATACTAAATTGTGGGCATACTATATTCTCTGGTCATACTATATTGTGCAATGGTCATACTATATTCTCTATATATCAATGGCTATATAAAAAATGCATTATAGTTCCTAACCTTGCATCCACAAGCCAGAAATCTTCTGCCCGTATTCTCTCCTTCGAAACAAACAAACTTGTACATTGGCATATCATGGTTGCACCTCAAATCGCAATCACCGCACCTAGTGAACTCGGTGTCCAAAATTGTTTCTGGGATCTAAGAGAAGGAACACGGAGGCAAGATCTAAGCTTCAATTGACAGGTCTGAGGCCGTGGCCGtagtcgaaaccctaaccctagtcaGTGAGCAGTGTACGTACCGGCTTGCGAGGGCTGAGGCCGTGGCCGTAGTCGAAATCGGACAGCAGGCTGTCGTCGCTGCTCTCTCCGTCATTTCACGACGGCATTGCGACGGCGAGGTGCGGCGGGGTGCGGcctggcggcgcggcggcgcttCAATCGACCGGAGCGACAAGAGAGACAGAGGTGGGGCGCGAGTGAGTCAACGGGTCGAGTCGCACCGGGTCGACTCGCCTCGCCTCTTATCTATTACTACCCTAACGGCGCACACATGGACGTTTGCTCTGCAAGTTGACTCGCGTGCTTATTTCACGTTTAACTCCAGAGTTGCTCAATTTGTTACGAGCTGCCCGAGAAAACAACCTCTTTTTTCTATTTGTCTCTCCTCCATATCATCAATTATTCTACGTGGTATTCTTAAGATATAACCATTGTACATGGTCTTACCATCCATTATTCGCAGCCTACCGATGCAGAAAAAGTCGGAGCATCAAACTTTGACCCGAGCCTAGTACTGTAGGAAGTGTCAGCCACTTATCTTGAAGCCGCCGCATGAACAGTGATATCGTTGCATCAGCCGTGACAATACCGCGCCTCGCCACTTCCTCTCAAGCTGCCGCATAAATGAACCCATAGGCGTAGCAAGTAGCATCAAGTGTCAAAGAAACCAAGCAGCTAGCCAAGCATACCCGGTATCCATTCCATCCACTGCTCGGCCATGCCCATGCCGTCCTCGTCCGCGCCAGCGGCCGCCACGGCGGCGTCGAAGCGCATCATCCTGGTCCACGGCACGGGCCACGGTGGGTGGTGCTGGTACAAGGTCGCCACGCTGCTCCGCGCCGCCGGGCACCGCGTGGACGCCCCGGACCTCGCGGCCTCGGGCGCGGACGCTCGCCAGCTGCGCGACGCGCCCACGTTCGAGGACTACTCGCGGCCCCTGCTCGACGCGCTCCGCGCCCTCCCGCCAGGCGAGAGGGCGGTGCTGGTGGGCCACAGCTTCGGCGGGATGAGCATCGCGCTCGCGGCGGAGGAGCTCCCGGAGAAGGTGGCCGCCGCCGTGTTCGTCACCGCCTTCATGCCGGACTGTGCCGGCCCGCGCACCCGCGCCATCGAGGAGCTGCCCCTGCTCGACTGGATGGACTCCGTGACGGACGACGGGCACGCCCCGCCGTCGGTGTTCCTCGGGCCCGAGTTCTTGCGGCGGCTGCTGTACCAGCTCAGCCCGGAAGAGGACTACACGCTGTCCCAGAGCCTGGCGC
Coding sequences within it:
- the LOC127318354 gene encoding methylesterase 1, whose amino-acid sequence is MPMPSSSAPAAATAASKRIILVHGTGHGGWCWYKVATLLRAAGHRVDAPDLAASGADARQLRDAPTFEDYSRPLLDALRALPPGERAVLVGHSFGGMSIALAAEELPEKVAAAVFVTAFMPDCAGPRTRAIEELPLLDWMDSVTDDGHAPPSVFLGPEFLRRLLYQLSPEEDYTLSQSLARVSSYYVADQKQHPPFSADRYGAVSKVYVVAKQDLAMIEEYQRRMIASIPVAEVREMEDADHMAMLSKPEELAGHLADIANTYV